The following are from one region of the Corylus avellana chromosome ca1, CavTom2PMs-1.0 genome:
- the LOC132183210 gene encoding sterol 3-beta-glucosyltransferase UGT80A2-like isoform X2, whose translation MPYKWLLPKCAAAIHHGGSGITAAALHAGIPQVVCPFMLDQFYWAERMFWLGVAPEPLKRTHLLPDTSDNVSIHEAATVLSRAINNALSPKVKTCAVEIADRMSLENGVLEAVKKLKEELSCPR comes from the exons ATGCCATACAAGTGGCTGCTTCCAAAATGTGCGGCTGCAATTCATCATGGGGGAAG TGGAATTACTGCTGCTGCATTACATGCAGGAATCCCACAG GTGGTATGTCCGTTTATGCTTGATCAGTTCTATTGGGCTGAGAGGATGTTTTGGCTTGGAGTTGCACCAGAGCCACTGAAAAGAACTCACTTGCTTCCTGATACAAGCGATAACGTGAGCATCCATGAAGCTGCAACCGTGCTATCAAGGGCGATAAATAATGCGTTATCTCCTAAAGTCAAAACATGTGCGGTAGAAATTGCCGACAGAATGTCTCTGGAG AATGGAGTCTTGGAGGCCGTGAAGAAACTCAAGGAGGAGCTGAGTTGCCCCCGTTAA
- the LOC132183210 gene encoding sterol 3-beta-glucosyltransferase UGT80A2-like isoform X1: MGQPSFHAIQVAASKMCGCNSSWGKISGITAAALHAGIPQVVCPFMLDQFYWAERMFWLGVAPEPLKRTHLLPDTSDNVSIHEAATVLSRAINNALSPKVKTCAVEIADRMSLENGVLEAVKKLKEELSCPR; the protein is encoded by the exons ATGGGACAACCTAGT TTCCATGCCATACAAGTGGCTGCTTCCAAAATGTGCGGCTGCAATTCATCATGGGGGAAG ATTAGTGGAATTACTGCTGCTGCATTACATGCAGGAATCCCACAG GTGGTATGTCCGTTTATGCTTGATCAGTTCTATTGGGCTGAGAGGATGTTTTGGCTTGGAGTTGCACCAGAGCCACTGAAAAGAACTCACTTGCTTCCTGATACAAGCGATAACGTGAGCATCCATGAAGCTGCAACCGTGCTATCAAGGGCGATAAATAATGCGTTATCTCCTAAAGTCAAAACATGTGCGGTAGAAATTGCCGACAGAATGTCTCTGGAG AATGGAGTCTTGGAGGCCGTGAAGAAACTCAAGGAGGAGCTGAGTTGCCCCCGTTAA
- the LOC132183210 gene encoding sterol 3-beta-glucosyltransferase UGT80A2-like isoform X3 gives MRDPTGLGVLQQRSDRPLQFTVVCPFMLDQFYWAERMFWLGVAPEPLKRTHLLPDTSDNVSIHEAATVLSRAINNALSPKVKTCAVEIADRMSLENGVLEAVKKLKEELSCPR, from the exons ATGAGAGATCCTactggccttggtgttttgcagcaAAGATCTGACCGCCCATTGCAGTTTACG GTGGTATGTCCGTTTATGCTTGATCAGTTCTATTGGGCTGAGAGGATGTTTTGGCTTGGAGTTGCACCAGAGCCACTGAAAAGAACTCACTTGCTTCCTGATACAAGCGATAACGTGAGCATCCATGAAGCTGCAACCGTGCTATCAAGGGCGATAAATAATGCGTTATCTCCTAAAGTCAAAACATGTGCGGTAGAAATTGCCGACAGAATGTCTCTGGAG AATGGAGTCTTGGAGGCCGTGAAGAAACTCAAGGAGGAGCTGAGTTGCCCCCGTTAA